The Candidatus Schekmanbacteria bacterium genome contains the following window.
ATCAATTCTGAAGAAGAGTAAAAGAATCAAGAATCCGAAGAGGAGATTGATAAATACTATTGGAAATGCTGCTTTTATCCATTCGAAAAAACCTATGTAACTGCCTGTTGATTCATATAATATCTCGACCGCTAAAGGATTTCTTGCTCCTCCTAAAAATGTTCCTATACCACCAATTATACATCCCCAAGCAGGGGCAATAAAGATTGCCTTTGCATAACTGCTTTTTGACGGTTGGAGTTTCAACTCTCTAGCAATTTCAAGAGTGATAGGGAAAATCATTGCTGCAACGGCGTGCTCTGAAATAAAGTGGCTGAATAAAGCAGTAACAAGAAAGAGAGAGGAAAGAAGCTGAAGAGGTGAATTACCAAAACGGTTTAGTACAAGCAGTGCAAGACGTGTTGAAAGTCCTGAACTCATCACTGCGGCAGCAAGAATAAATGCTCCTAATATAAAGAAAACTGCTTTATTACCAAAAAGCGCATATGCTTCAGAACTTGTCATTATATTTAAAACTGGAAGCAAAACTATTGCGAGCAGACTTGTTATTTGAAGAGGGATTACGGCTGTTACCCAAAAGGTAAGACAAAGAACAAAAACCGCTATGGCGCTTCTGCCTTCAGAAGTTAATCCTTGCGGAAGAGGCAGGTTCAAAATGATTAAAAAAAGCAGGATAGCTATGGCAATTACAAAAAAGCGTCTTTTTTCTATGAAAAATCTTAAAGATGAAGCAAAAAAGGAGGACTTGTAATCATTCATTCATAGAGCCTCAAAAAAGCTTAAATTTCAAGCTTTTTTATGAGCAGGATTTTTAGTCAAATCTATCACATTGTGGGAATTCTCTTCAAGAAGATTTCAAACCTTTTGTTTTG
Protein-coding sequences here:
- a CDS encoding DASS family sodium-coupled anion symporter, with product MNDYKSSFFASSLRFFIEKRRFFVIAIAILLFLIILNLPLPQGLTSEGRSAIAVFVLCLTFWVTAVIPLQITSLLAIVLLPVLNIMTSSEAYALFGNKAVFFILGAFILAAAVMSSGLSTRLALLVLNRFGNSPLQLLSSLFLVTALFSHFISEHAVAAMIFPITLEIARELKLQPSKSSYAKAIFIAPAWGCIIGGIGTFLGGARNPLAVEILYESTGSYIGFFEWIKAAFPIVFINLLFGFLILLLFFRIDIKDTSPAKKNLEKKIKVLGKMTQREKLISILMLATITAWMFFSKTIGIANIAIIAVVLVFLFKLAKWKDVEENVNWGIILMYGGAICLGFALEKSGAALWIANFFIGNYIKSPFWLIVIIAAVSLYLTEGISNSAVVAIMMPLGISLAKQFGIDARVMTFAIAIPSGLAFCLPMSTPATAIAYSSGYVNIKDMVLPGFILTIISLLNVILISKIYWPFIGLIY